The Pelagibacterium halotolerans B2 nucleotide sequence CGGAGAGCTGCTCGATCACCGTCTTGTCGATTTCGGTGTTCTCGCCAATCGTTTCGAGCTTGATCTTCTTGCCGGTCTTGGACGCCAGCTCGCGCACCAGGCGCGGCATGCGTGAGAACACCGATTTGACCGGCTGCGCGCGAATGGCCATCACAGCGTCCTGCAGTCCGCGCGTGGTCTGCGCCAGAACCTCGATGCCGCGCACCAGCTCCTGATAGCGGTCGCGAATGGCGTCATCCATCTGCTGGGTCAGCATCGACTGGGTGATGACCAGTTCGCCCACCATGTTGACGACGCGGTCGACCTTGTCGAGATCGACGCGGATCGAGCTCATGCCCACCGGGCGTCCCGATCCAGCCTCCTCGGCCGGTTCGGCCGGCTTGGCCGCCATCGGCACCACATTGGGTGCAAAAGCAGGCGCCGGCTCGTCCCTGGCTGTTTCCGTCTCGGTCTCGGGCACCACGATATCGTCCGGTTCCCCGCTCGGCACGAATTTGCGCTCGGATTTGGCCTCCTCGGCCAGCGCCGCAAAGCTGGGCAGATCCTCCTCGATCGTCACCGGCGCCGCACCACCTTTTTCGATGACGATTTCGCAATCGCCATCAACGAACTCGAACACCTCGCGGATGGTTTCTTCGCTCGCCTTGTCCGAAACCAGAGAAATCGTCCACGAGCAATAGACCCCGAACGGCTCGAATGCCGATAGCGCCGGGATCGGGGCAAGGTTCGGCTCGACGCTCATCTCGCCCAAAAGGCCCAGTTCACGGAACAACAGCAGCGGATCGTTGGCCCGTTCGTAAAGCGTGGAAAAGGGCGTGAATTTGATCGTCCACACGCTCGCCCCATCGGCAGAGGGCGCGACCGAGGCCATGGGCTTGTCGGCGTCGAAATTGACGGCGACGGGCGTGAAATCGATGTCGAATTCGTCCATCGGTTCGTCTTCGACGACCGGCGCCGCGCCGCCGCCCGCCTCGCCCCTTGCCAGCGCATCGAACTGGGCCTTTTCCACGGCGCCGTAATCGGCGGCCAGTGTTTCCCCCTCGCGCGCCGCCGTCACGAAATCGGCCACGATATCGATCGAGCGGATGCAAAGAACGACGACGTCTTCGCTCAATTCCACCCTTCCGTCGCGCACATAGTCGAGCAGCGTTTCAAAGCTGTGGGCGAATTTGACCAGCGCGTCGAACCCGAAAGCCCCGCCACCGCCCTTGATCGAGTGGATGGCGCGGAAAACGGCATTGAGCCTGTCCCCGTCCCGGTCACCCTCCTGGATGGCCGAAAACTGCTCCTCGAGTTCGAGCAGCAGTTCGGAACATTCGTCGAAATAGGTGGCCTTGAATTCGTCGAGGTCACTCATCTTTTAGCCACAGCCCCCATTGGCGATATAAACGCGTTCACGTTCAGTGAACGACCTTGTTGATGACCGAAATGAGCTTTTCGGGATCGAACGGTTTGACGATCCAGCCTGTCCCGCCCGCAGCGCGCCCCTGGTCGCGCTTGTCCTGGCTGGTTTCGGTGGTCAGGATCAGGATCGGCAGGCTCTGGTGCTTGCCGGTGGCCCTGACGTTCTTGATGAATTCGATGCCGTCCATCACCGGCATGTTGATGTCGGTGATCACCACATCGACGTTCTCGCGCCCCAGAACGTCCAACCCGACCTGCCCGTTTTCGGCCTGAAGCACCTCGAAACCGGCATTGGTGAGCGTGTGGTGCAGCATCGCGAGGATGGTCCGCGAATCGTCGACGGTAAGAACGCGCATATCGATATTATCCCTTGAGAACGGGTTCGAAGGCGGGTGCCAGGCCCAGCTTTTCGATGGCGGCGGCGACGGCTGTGCTCGCGCCCGAGATGGTGAAGGTGAATTTGGCCTTTTTCGCCGTCTGCGCGGCACTCAAAAGCATGAACAGGGCGTTCGTCGAAACCCGCTCGACCGCCGAGGCATTGACGTCGACCGGCCCGGCCGACAACGCACCGAGCAGCGTTTCCGCGATCTCATCGAGCGCATCGAGGTCGACAACCCGGGGCAGCACCACGGACTGAACTTGCGATTTCGCCATTTAAGGCCGACTCCCCGCCCTTACGGTTTCATTGGCCGCAGTTTGTCCATGAAGCGTTTAAGAATTCCTAACCATAGCGGATGCCGAACTGAAATCGATTGCATCCGGCCCCGCCGATCGGCGCCACCGGTGGAAATTTTTCGATGGCACCTGTCGGCAATCGATTCTCCCCGGCGTCCTTTGTTGAGCGCATATGGAGGGACCATGAAATGTCGCGGATTCATTATGGCTGGGTGATCGTCGCAACGGGCGCGGTGATGACCTGTGTGGCGATGGGCGCGATGTTCGCCCTGCCCGTCTATCTCCAGCCCATTGCCGACGAAACCGGCTGGACGCGAGCCGGCATCTCAATGGCCATGACCATCGGCTTTATCGTCATGGGCGTCGCCGGATTTTTCTGGGGCACGCTCACCGACCGGATCGGCGCCCGCCCCGTCGTCCTCGTCGCCGCCTTCATCCTGGGCGGCGGTCTCTACCTCGCCAGCACCACCTCCG carries:
- a CDS encoding STAS domain-containing protein yields the protein MAKSQVQSVVLPRVVDLDALDEIAETLLGALSAGPVDVNASAVERVSTNALFMLLSAAQTAKKAKFTFTISGASTAVAAAIEKLGLAPAFEPVLKG
- a CDS encoding response regulator, producing the protein MDMRVLTVDDSRTILAMLHHTLTNAGFEVLQAENGQVGLDVLGRENVDVVITDINMPVMDGIEFIKNVRATGKHQSLPILILTTETSQDKRDQGRAAGGTGWIVKPFDPEKLISVINKVVH
- a CDS encoding chemotaxis protein CheA gives rise to the protein MSDLDEFKATYFDECSELLLELEEQFSAIQEGDRDGDRLNAVFRAIHSIKGGGGAFGFDALVKFAHSFETLLDYVRDGRVELSEDVVVLCIRSIDIVADFVTAAREGETLAADYGAVEKAQFDALARGEAGGGAAPVVEDEPMDEFDIDFTPVAVNFDADKPMASVAPSADGASVWTIKFTPFSTLYERANDPLLLFRELGLLGEMSVEPNLAPIPALSAFEPFGVYCSWTISLVSDKASEETIREVFEFVDGDCEIVIEKGGAAPVTIEEDLPSFAALAEEAKSERKFVPSGEPDDIVVPETETETARDEPAPAFAPNVVPMAAKPAEPAEEAGSGRPVGMSSIRVDLDKVDRVVNMVGELVITQSMLTQQMDDAIRDRYQELVRGIEVLAQTTRGLQDAVMAIRAQPVKSVFSRMPRLVRELASKTGKKIKLETIGENTEIDKTVIEQLSDPLTHMVRNSADHGIESPDKRMANGKPEIGTVRLSAEQAGGNILIIVEDDGAGINRERVLEIARERGVVGPDQQLTDEQIDNLIFAPGFSTASEVSDISGRGVGMDVVLSNIKKIGGSVHVRSWTGKGTRMTLRLPLTLAVLDVMLVKVGGSPYVIPLSSIVETIQNSRADFGQMPSGGKVLQVRGEYVQVVDLAQRFQMVSQQDAADGFVVLCEAEGNSKIALVVDDIIGQQQVVIKSLEENFERIDGIAGGTILGDGNVALIVDVQSLKSGNAHQNAA